In Triplophysa rosa linkage group LG7, Trosa_1v2, whole genome shotgun sequence, the following proteins share a genomic window:
- the sec23b gene encoding protein transport protein Sec23B — MATYQEFIQQNEDRDGIRCSWNLWPSSRLEATRLVVPVSCLYTPLKERPDLPPVQYEPVLCSRASCKAVLNPLCQVDFRAKIWACNFCFQRNAFPPSYAGISDVNQPAELMPQFSTIEYIVQRGPPTPLIFLYVVDTCLEEEDLQALKESLQMSLSLLPPNALVGLITFGRMIQVHELSCEGIAKSYVFRGTKELTPKQIQEMLGLMKPATSGQQGKPLAPHDDSASCRFLQPVEKVDMNLTDLLGELQRDPWPVPQGKRPLRSTGIALSIAVGLLEGTFPNTGARIMLFTGGPPTQGPGMVVGDELKTPIRSWHDIQKDNARHLKKATKYYEALANRAAVNGHGVDIYACALDQTGLLEMKCLANLTGGHVVMGDSFNTSLFKQTFQRVFGKDYSGEFRMAFGGTLEVKTTRELKVAGAIGPCVSLNTKGPCVSDNEMGVGGTCQWKICSLTPATTLALYFEVVNQHNAPVPQGGRGAVQFVTQYQHSNTQRRIRVTTIARNWADAQSQIQHIESSFDQEASAVLMARLGVFRAESDEGPDVLRWLDRQLIRLCQKFGQFNKDDPNSFRLSESLSLYPQFMFHLRRSPFLQVFNNSPDESSYYRHHFVRQDLTQSLIMIQPILYSYSFYGPPEPVLLDSSSILPDRILLMDTFFQLVIFHGETIAQWRKAGYQEIPEYENFKQLLQAPLDDAEEILQTRFPMPRYVDTEHGGSQARFLLSKVNPSQTHNNLYAWGQESGAPILTDDVSLQVFMDHLKKLAVSSSA, encoded by the exons ATGGCGACCTACCAAGAGTTCATCCAACAGAATGAAGATCGTGATGGAATACGATGCAGTTGGAACCTGTGGCCCTCCAGCCGACTGGAGGCCACACGGCTAGTGGTTCCTGTTTCCTGCCTCTACACACCTCTCAAAGAAAGACCGGACCTGCCGCCCGTGCAGTACGAGCCGGTGCTGTGTAGCCGGGCCAGCTGCAAAGCTGTACTCAACCCACTCTG TCAAGTGGACTTCAGAGCAAAGATATGGGCCTGCAACTTCTGTTTCCAGAGGAACGCT TTCCCTCCATCGTATGCTGGCATTTCAGATGTGAATCAGCCCGCCGAGCTCATGCCTCAGTTCTCCACCATCGAGTACATAGTGCAG CGTGGGCCTCCAACACCCCTCATCTTCCTCTATGTGGTGGACACATGTTTGGAAGAGGAAGACCTCCAAGCCCTGAAAGAATCCCTGCAGATGTCCCTCAGCCTGCTGCCACCCAACGCCCTGGTGGGTCTCATAACCTTCGGCCGCATGATTCAGGTGCACGAGCTCAGCTGCGAAGGCATCGCCAAGAGCTACGTTTTTCGCGGCACTAAAGAGCTCACGCCTAAACAGATACAG GAGATGCTGGGGTTGATGAAACCAGCCACCTCTGGACAGCAAGGCAAACCACTAGCCCCTCATGATGATTCCGCGTCCTGCCG ATTTCTGCAGCCTGTGGAGAAAGTCGACATGAACCTGACCGACCTTCTGGGGGAATTGCAGAGAGACCCCTGGCCCGTTCCTCAGGGCAAGAGACCTCTCCGCTCCACGGGAATTGCCCTTTCCATTGCCGTGGGACTGCTTGAG GGCACTTTTCCAAACACAGGTGCCCGTATCATGCTGTTCACCGGTGGCCCTCCAACTCAGGGGCCCGGTATGGTGGTGGGAGATGAACTCAAGACCCCCATTCGCTCCTGGCACGACATTCAGAAAGACAACGCTCGCCATCTGAAGAAGGCCACTAAG TATTACGAGGCTCTGGCAAACCGCGCAGCGGTAAACGGACACGGTGTTGATATCTACGCCTGTGCGCTGGATCAGACGGGACTGCTGGAGATGAAATGTCTGGCTAACCTCACAGG GGGACACGTTGTAATGGGCGATTCTTTCAATACATCTCTGTTCAAGCAGACCTTTCAGAGAGTCTTCGGCAAAGACTACAGCGGAGAGTTTCGCATGGCGTTTGGTGGCACTTTGGAAGTGAAG ACCACGAGAGAGCTGAAGGTAGCCGGTGCAATTGGGCCGTGTGTGTCGCTCAACACCAAAGGGCCATGTGTTTCAGACAAT gaaatgggCGTAGGAGGAACATGCCAGTGGAAGATTTGTAGTCTAACGCCTGCCACCACCCTAGCTTTATACTTTGAAGTAGTTAACCAG CACAACGCCCCTGTCCCGCAGGGTGGAAGAGGAGCTGTTCAGTTTGTTACGCAATATCAGCACTCAAACACTCAGCGACGGATCCGCGTCACCACCATTGCCAGGAA CTGGGCTGACGCACAGTCACAGATCCAGCACATCGAGTCGTCATTTGATCAGGAGGCCTCTGCCGTATTAATGGCCCGGCTTGGCGTATTCAGGGCAGAATCAGATGAGGGGCCTGACGTACTCCGCTGGCTCGACAGGCAGCTCATTCGCTTG TGTCAGAAGTTTGGACAGTTCAACAAGGACGACCCGAACTCATTCAGACTCTCTGAGTCTCTCTCGCTTTACCCACAG ttCATGTTCCACTTGAGAAGATCACCGTTCCTGCAGGTGTTTAATAACAGTCCAGACGAGTCGTCTTACTACAGGCATCACTTTGTGCGACAGGACCTGACACAGTCTCTCATCATGATCCAGCCCATCCTTTACTCATACTCATTCTACGGTCCTCCAGAG CCTGTTCTTCTGGACAGCAGTAGTATCCTTCCAGACCGCATTCTGTTGATGGACACTTTCTTCCAGTTGGTGATCTTCCACGGAGAG ACCATTGCTCAGTGGAGGAAGGCAGGTTATCAGGAGATACCCGAGTATGAGAACTTTAAACAGCTTCTTCAAGCCCCTCTGGATGATGCTGAGGAGATCCTGCAGACACGCTTCCCCATGCCCAGATACGTCGACACAGAGCACGGAGGTTCACAGGCCCGTTTCCTTCTGTCTAAAGTCAATCCATCCCAGACCCACAACAACCTCTATGCTTGGGGCCAG GAGTCCGGCGCACCAATTCTCACCGATGATGTTAGTCTACAAGTTTTCATGGACCATCTCAAGAAACTGGCTGTTTCCAGCTCTGCTTAA